In a genomic window of Dyadobacter fermentans DSM 18053:
- a CDS encoding capsule assembly Wzi family protein, producing the protein MSHPFSKIRNFLILTISCIASFTHAQDSTLYYKASVSAAGATAQTPLWQHANQFGSIPLNGNYGIANAGLYKVYNPHNPRFFQWSGGIEGVASYGKSANAFISDAYVAARLGKLEILAGQKKMITGLVDSSMTSGSIAIAGNARPHPRIQISIQDYLPLYFTGNILAFKFSYSDGYLGASNINYGSAPRVPSTYLHQKMLYLRIGRRADRYKVYLGVNHQAMWGSEDKLNPLYDLKLSDAYLDMLIGKTVGHRKIGNHFGTVDLGAEWRGKDWLFFAYRQNIYETGSLFSITNFEDGLNGISVKRLKPLPKGSSYFAFHSFLLEVVGTRNQINSAPLSGLAIFERGNYFNSYLYQRGWSYYGSGIGTPLAPAAGTTRDDLPRNNSEFTNNNRFWAFHTGATATWMHLKLSFRGTYSRNSGSFLSPFERVKHQVSLLLSAEKNVNILNGCSVYSTLSSDIGRLYQKTYGLAVGIRKTGFLD; encoded by the coding sequence ATGTCGCACCCTTTCTCTAAGATTCGAAACTTCCTGATCCTAACCATTAGTTGTATCGCGTCTTTCACACACGCTCAGGATTCTACATTGTATTACAAAGCGTCGGTCTCAGCCGCCGGCGCCACCGCTCAGACCCCTCTCTGGCAGCATGCCAACCAATTCGGGAGCATTCCCCTCAACGGGAACTACGGAATTGCGAATGCGGGACTGTATAAAGTTTACAATCCCCATAATCCGCGTTTTTTCCAGTGGAGTGGCGGGATAGAAGGCGTTGCCAGCTATGGCAAATCGGCCAATGCATTCATCTCCGACGCCTACGTAGCCGCCCGACTGGGCAAATTGGAGATCCTGGCCGGGCAGAAGAAGATGATCACCGGTCTTGTGGATTCCAGCATGACATCCGGCTCCATCGCCATAGCCGGCAATGCAAGGCCGCATCCCCGCATTCAGATCAGCATTCAGGATTACCTGCCTCTCTATTTTACGGGAAATATCCTCGCATTCAAGTTTTCCTATTCCGATGGTTACCTCGGGGCTAGCAATATCAATTACGGAAGCGCTCCCCGCGTCCCATCCACCTACCTTCATCAAAAGATGCTTTACCTGCGCATTGGACGCCGCGCCGACCGCTACAAGGTTTACCTCGGCGTGAACCACCAGGCAATGTGGGGTAGCGAGGATAAGCTCAATCCGCTGTACGACCTCAAACTGTCCGACGCCTACCTCGACATGCTGATCGGCAAAACTGTCGGCCACCGGAAAATCGGAAACCACTTTGGGACGGTCGATCTCGGGGCGGAATGGCGTGGAAAAGATTGGCTTTTCTTCGCTTACCGACAAAATATTTATGAAACCGGCTCTCTGTTCAGCATCACCAATTTTGAGGATGGTCTCAACGGGATCAGCGTCAAAAGGCTAAAACCACTTCCCAAAGGGTCTAGTTATTTTGCATTCCATTCATTTCTGCTGGAAGTGGTTGGAACCCGCAACCAGATCAACAGCGCGCCGCTTTCAGGACTTGCGATATTCGAGCGGGGCAACTATTTCAACAGCTACCTTTATCAGCGCGGATGGTCGTATTATGGCTCGGGAATCGGCACGCCGCTGGCTCCGGCAGCCGGCACCACGCGTGATGATTTACCGCGGAATAATTCAGAATTCACGAATAATAATCGATTCTGGGCGTTTCATACAGGAGCAACCGCAACCTGGATGCATTTGAAACTCTCGTTCCGGGGAACCTACTCGCGTAACTCGGGATCTTTCCTGAGCCCATTCGAGCGCGTAAAGCATCAGGTATCATTATTGCTGAGTGCAGAAAAAAACGTAAATATCTTGAACGGCTGCAGTGTTTATTCCACCTTATCCTCCGATATTGGGAGGCTATATCAAAAAACCTACGGCCTGGCCGTCGGAATTCGTAAAACTGGTTTCCTGGATTGA
- a CDS encoding capsule assembly Wzi family protein, producing the protein MSNNQHGTIPTTGSFLTGRASFHRVYNVNNPRFFQWSGGAEVIGIAGKRSTAFMTDLFLAGKAGPVELSVGQRKETIGLGDSSLTSGSFALSQNYRPYPKIQISTPNFVNLIPGTDFLGFKFSYSDGILGAGGVHYGNVSRVKEIYLHHKSLYLRLGRRRGKLNLFAGFNHQAMWGGEDKIFSGGLKRSEAYEYVVFGKPWQRSRVGNHFGTIDLAAVWRGPQWNVLLYRQTIYEDGSLSNLSSIADGLSGLRFKRVPTGSTGLRLNTILFEFAYTKNQGGAVFDLQTGTFGMDDYFNHYVYNQGWSYKGRTLGSPLIAPQDAFRSELQSSRTQFTPNNRLIAYHLGTDLSWNSMNFSLKATHSVNSGTYRRPFTETLHQTSFMLRAERPVSAKLNDHITLNLAADIGKIYPNNMAVMVGWRKSGFIR; encoded by the coding sequence TTGTCAAATAATCAACACGGAACAATCCCCACTACTGGCTCTTTTCTGACAGGGAGAGCCAGTTTTCATAGGGTCTACAATGTTAATAACCCTCGCTTTTTCCAATGGTCGGGAGGTGCAGAAGTAATCGGTATCGCCGGAAAGCGTTCCACTGCATTCATGACCGATCTGTTTTTAGCCGGAAAAGCCGGTCCTGTCGAATTGAGCGTCGGCCAGCGTAAAGAGACGATAGGTTTGGGCGATAGCAGCCTGACAAGCGGCTCTTTCGCCTTGTCACAGAATTATCGCCCCTACCCCAAAATTCAGATATCTACACCCAATTTCGTAAACCTCATTCCCGGTACGGATTTCCTGGGTTTTAAATTTTCCTATTCGGACGGCATCCTGGGAGCAGGCGGCGTGCATTATGGGAATGTGTCGCGTGTCAAGGAGATTTATCTGCATCATAAATCCCTGTATCTCAGACTTGGCAGAAGACGTGGAAAGTTAAACCTATTCGCTGGTTTCAATCATCAGGCGATGTGGGGAGGAGAAGACAAGATTTTTTCCGGTGGCTTAAAAAGGTCGGAAGCCTATGAATATGTGGTTTTCGGAAAACCCTGGCAGAGAAGTCGCGTGGGCAATCATTTCGGAACAATTGATTTGGCTGCCGTTTGGAGAGGTCCCCAATGGAATGTTCTTCTGTATCGTCAAACCATTTACGAAGACGGCTCATTGAGTAACCTTTCAAGCATTGCGGATGGTCTGAGTGGACTAAGATTTAAAAGAGTACCAACAGGCTCTACCGGTCTCAGACTAAACACGATCCTGTTTGAATTCGCATACACCAAGAATCAGGGCGGTGCCGTGTTCGACTTGCAAACCGGGACGTTTGGAATGGACGATTATTTCAACCATTACGTGTATAATCAAGGGTGGTCGTACAAAGGAAGAACATTAGGCAGCCCGCTCATCGCACCACAGGATGCATTCAGGAGCGAACTACAATCGTCGCGTACGCAATTCACGCCTAATAACAGGCTCATCGCCTACCACCTCGGCACAGACCTCTCATGGAACTCGATGAACTTCTCATTGAAAGCCACGCATTCTGTTAATTCCGGCACTTATCGAAGACCATTTACTGAAACCTTGCATCAAACATCCTTCATGCTCCGGGCGGAGAGGCCCGTTTCAGCGAAGCTCAACGACCACATTACCCTCAACCTGGCAGCAGATATCGGCAAAATCTACCCCAACAACATGGCCGTGATGGTCGGATGGAGGAAATCCGGTTTTATCCGATAA
- a CDS encoding sugar transferase, whose protein sequence is MKNTYVSNRRYVHRLLSKTAVSEEVLIVTSYDYFLQKRDLSLLLRKYKEIILIPHSDDDDYLLNHTVRPLLDKFEKVHLVTNPVYDKRNRVIYELVVRKNKSIRITPVYDFCEKHLKKVYIPDDITEINPNLLTVPVFGRRVRYPKKIIDVSISIILFLFTFPLWILSYFRIKFQSPGPVFYYQERVGMRNKLFNCIKFRSMRLDAEQNGASFSKKNDSRIFPYGSFMRLTRIDELPQIINIFRRDLSLIGPRPERPVFTETFDETIPYYNFRHNIKPGITGYAQVMYSYGAGVFDARHKLMYDLYYIKNWSLYLELKIILMTAVVILGKKGR, encoded by the coding sequence ATGAAAAACACCTACGTCTCTAACCGGAGGTATGTTCACCGGCTTCTTAGTAAAACAGCTGTTTCTGAGGAGGTTCTAATCGTAACGAGTTATGACTATTTTTTGCAAAAACGCGATTTATCGTTACTGTTAAGAAAGTACAAAGAGATCATACTGATTCCGCATTCGGACGACGATGACTACCTGCTAAATCACACTGTAAGGCCATTACTCGACAAGTTCGAAAAGGTCCATTTGGTAACCAATCCTGTCTACGACAAGCGTAACAGGGTGATATACGAGTTGGTGGTCAGAAAGAATAAGTCAATAAGGATTACTCCCGTATACGACTTCTGCGAAAAACACCTCAAAAAAGTCTACATTCCAGACGACATTACCGAAATTAATCCGAATCTGCTCACTGTTCCTGTTTTCGGCAGAAGAGTCCGGTATCCGAAAAAGATCATAGACGTATCGATTTCGATTATTCTTTTCCTTTTTACATTTCCCCTTTGGATTCTGAGCTATTTCCGCATCAAATTCCAGTCTCCGGGCCCGGTATTTTACTACCAGGAACGCGTCGGGATGCGCAACAAGCTTTTCAATTGTATCAAATTCAGATCGATGCGCTTGGATGCGGAACAAAACGGAGCCTCATTTTCAAAGAAGAATGACTCCCGTATTTTTCCTTACGGCTCTTTCATGAGACTTACCCGCATTGACGAGCTGCCTCAGATCATCAATATTTTCAGAAGAGATTTATCACTGATCGGGCCACGCCCTGAAAGACCTGTATTTACGGAAACATTTGACGAGACTATCCCTTACTACAATTTCAGACACAACATCAAACCCGGAATTACCGGCTACGCACAGGTAATGTACTCGTATGGTGCTGGGGTTTTCGACGCACGGCACAAGCTGATGTATGATCTATATTACATCAAGAATTGGAGTTTATACTTGGAGCTCAAGATCATTCTAATGACTGCTGTCGTCATCCTAGGAAAAAAGGGAAGGTAA
- a CDS encoding NAD-dependent epimerase/dehydratase family protein translates to MKILVTGAAGFIGFYLVKKLIGEGHEVFGIDNINDYYATSLKIDRLKECGIKHIDLAAPWENIYNSSIGNYAFQRVDLLNMDRLLELFEEHRFDYVVNLAAQAGIRYSIENPRSYLNSNVEGFFNILECCRQYPPRKLVFASSSSVYGLNEEQPFSTEQKVDSPINVYAASKKSNELMAHAYSHLYKFTTVGLRFFTVYGPWGRPDMAPFLFADAILNDRPIKVFNNGQMKRDFTYVDDIVDGIASVISADLSEYYQVFNIGNGKPVDLLYFIQCLEKSLGKEAVKEMHPMVPGDIVSTWADTTQLEASTGYKSQTDIAHGVELFASWYKKYFK, encoded by the coding sequence TACCTGGTGAAAAAGTTGATCGGCGAAGGGCATGAGGTGTTCGGTATCGACAATATAAACGACTATTACGCCACTAGTCTCAAGATCGACCGCTTGAAAGAATGCGGCATTAAGCACATTGACCTCGCAGCTCCGTGGGAAAACATATATAACAGTAGTATAGGAAACTATGCATTCCAGCGGGTCGATCTGCTCAACATGGACCGGCTTCTTGAACTATTTGAAGAACATCGGTTTGATTATGTTGTCAATCTGGCAGCACAGGCAGGTATCCGGTATAGCATCGAAAACCCGAGATCCTACTTAAATTCAAATGTAGAAGGCTTCTTTAACATTCTGGAATGCTGCCGTCAGTATCCACCTCGAAAACTGGTCTTTGCCAGCAGTTCAAGCGTTTATGGACTGAATGAGGAACAACCGTTCTCCACTGAGCAGAAAGTCGATAGCCCGATTAACGTTTACGCGGCGTCCAAAAAAAGCAACGAGCTGATGGCACATGCGTATAGTCATTTGTACAAATTCACGACGGTCGGCCTGCGTTTTTTTACGGTATACGGCCCATGGGGCAGGCCCGATATGGCACCTTTCCTATTTGCGGATGCCATATTGAACGACCGGCCTATCAAAGTGTTCAACAACGGGCAAATGAAACGGGACTTTACGTATGTGGATGACATTGTGGATGGGATCGCATCGGTAATCAGTGCCGATCTCTCAGAATACTATCAAGTTTTCAACATTGGAAACGGGAAGCCGGTAGATCTCCTTTATTTCATCCAATGTCTGGAAAAATCTCTTGGGAAAGAGGCGGTTAAGGAAATGCACCCGATGGTTCCCGGTGATATTGTGTCGACATGGGCTGATACAACGCAGCTGGAAGCGTCAACTGGCTACAAGTCTCAAACGGATATAGCGCACGGTGTAGAACTCTTTGCCAGTTGGTATAAAAAATATTTCAAATAA